In Desulfosediminicola ganghwensis, a single window of DNA contains:
- a CDS encoding glycosyltransferase, which yields MGRREWKEAQIRIAFLIDSITCDTAGTQKQLLETIRRLDRERFAPYLICLSNSEWLTQNSPPCPCIILGYQGFLKWSFPSVIKKLTQVIRERRLQIIQTFFEDSIFVGFLGKLFTGNSLVLLSSRRDIGLGNENSPWYHSLFTIALPYVNRSFAGIIANSEQVRLYVAEREKTVPDKIKVIPNGISVPDKSDHSPPIFSTNSNVIWIGMVASLTPVKRHDVLIRAVAELQCLGTQQEFRVLLIGEGPELEHLSNLVKHYDLKNQIYFTGSVKTVPAYLHNLDIGVLCSDREGLSNAILEYMACGLPIVATTVGGNIELVNHENGICCPAGDYRAIGQALHRLIENPDLRHRLGAESLKKIERSFSWIKTIAETEKYYRSLVRIEI from the coding sequence ATGGGAAGAAGAGAGTGGAAAGAAGCACAGATACGAATCGCTTTTCTTATTGATTCAATTACCTGTGATACCGCAGGTACACAAAAACAATTGCTCGAGACAATCCGTCGCTTGGATCGCGAGCGCTTCGCCCCGTATCTTATCTGTCTTTCGAACTCTGAATGGCTCACACAGAACAGCCCCCCCTGTCCCTGTATAATTTTGGGGTATCAGGGCTTCTTAAAATGGAGCTTCCCTAGCGTCATAAAAAAGCTTACCCAAGTGATAAGGGAGAGACGGCTTCAAATCATTCAGACATTTTTTGAAGATTCGATTTTCGTTGGTTTTTTAGGTAAATTATTTACCGGGAATTCCTTGGTGTTACTATCAAGCCGGCGTGATATCGGGCTTGGAAACGAAAACAGCCCCTGGTATCATTCTCTTTTCACAATAGCATTACCATATGTTAATCGATCTTTCGCAGGAATAATCGCCAATAGCGAGCAAGTTCGGCTTTACGTCGCAGAACGAGAAAAAACCGTACCTGATAAGATAAAAGTCATTCCCAACGGGATCTCTGTTCCTGACAAATCCGATCATTCTCCACCTATCTTCTCGACGAATAGCAATGTCATCTGGATAGGAATGGTCGCCAGTTTAACACCGGTAAAACGTCATGATGTACTGATAAGGGCTGTCGCTGAACTGCAGTGTTTGGGTACCCAACAGGAATTCAGAGTTCTGTTGATTGGAGAGGGGCCTGAGCTTGAACACTTGAGTAACTTGGTAAAACATTATGATCTCAAGAATCAAATTTATTTTACCGGGTCGGTTAAAACAGTCCCAGCATATCTCCACAATCTTGATATAGGCGTTCTTTGTTCAGATCGTGAAGGGCTGTCAAATGCCATCCTCGAGTATATGGCCTGTGGCTTACCAATCGTCGCCACTACTGTCGGAGGCAATATCGAACTGGTCAATCATGAAAATGGTATTTGCTGTCCGGCCGGAGATTATCGAGCCATTGGACAGGCACTGCATAGATTGATTGAAAATCCAGATCTGCGACATAGACTTGGCGCCGAATCTTTAAAGAAAATTGAAAGGTCTTTTTCCTGGATTAAGACTATTGCTGAAACTGAAAAGTATTACCGATCATTAGTGAGAATAGAAATATGA
- a CDS encoding phenylacetate--CoA ligase family protein, with protein MIFPLLRRHFFEPLYIMKSGSAKLSYWRRLEESQFYSRNQLEEIQWSRLQKLWRFLWRENGFYQKQFQNAGLKENDLKGPEDIRRLPILTKKEILRQGHAMLSTGYQPNRLLNFKTGGSTGKALEILITEECSELRNACARRHDRWTGWEPGEQIGAVWGNPKLPKTLRAKLLNACVQPYIYLDTMAVTDESVQEFAKTWDNNKPTLLFGHAHSLYIVAKYIERLKIDTIRPVGILSTSMMLLPHERTMIERVFNCSVTDRYGCEEVSLIACECEKHNGMHMNIEHLVIEFIREDGSHAGPGEPGRIVVTDLMNRAMPFVRYEVEDVGVFFDQDCTCGRGLPLMGKVTGRVADFLLKRDGTRVAGVSLIENTLTRIPGIEQMQIVQEDLDSFNLNIVPGKSYGHSQANELERYFQTLFGDSLRINIRVTDEIKPEKSGKYRFSICKIDH; from the coding sequence ATGATTTTTCCATTGTTGAGACGACATTTCTTCGAACCACTTTACATAATGAAATCGGGGAGTGCTAAACTTTCGTATTGGCGAAGATTAGAAGAATCTCAATTCTACTCCAGAAACCAGCTTGAGGAGATTCAGTGGAGCCGCTTGCAAAAATTGTGGCGATTTCTATGGCGTGAGAATGGATTTTATCAAAAACAATTCCAAAATGCCGGCTTGAAAGAAAATGATCTTAAAGGACCTGAAGATATTAGACGATTACCAATTTTGACCAAGAAAGAGATCCTTCGTCAAGGACATGCCATGCTCTCAACCGGTTACCAGCCGAATAGACTGCTCAACTTTAAGACTGGAGGGTCCACCGGGAAAGCTCTGGAAATACTTATAACAGAAGAGTGCAGTGAATTAAGAAATGCTTGTGCCAGACGTCATGATCGCTGGACAGGATGGGAACCCGGAGAGCAGATAGGTGCAGTGTGGGGTAATCCTAAATTGCCCAAGACATTACGTGCCAAACTACTTAATGCCTGCGTCCAGCCTTATATTTACCTGGATACAATGGCAGTGACAGATGAATCGGTTCAAGAATTTGCGAAAACATGGGATAATAACAAGCCAACTCTGTTGTTTGGTCATGCTCATTCACTCTACATAGTAGCTAAGTATATTGAGAGACTAAAAATCGACACTATACGGCCAGTTGGAATCCTTTCAACCTCAATGATGTTGCTTCCCCATGAGCGAACGATGATTGAAAGAGTTTTCAACTGTAGCGTAACTGACAGATATGGTTGCGAGGAAGTGAGCCTTATCGCGTGCGAATGTGAAAAACATAATGGTATGCACATGAACATCGAGCACCTGGTCATCGAGTTTATACGAGAGGATGGATCGCATGCAGGTCCAGGAGAACCAGGTCGAATTGTAGTCACTGATTTGATGAATAGGGCTATGCCTTTTGTCCGCTACGAGGTGGAAGATGTTGGTGTGTTCTTTGATCAGGACTGTACCTGTGGTCGAGGTCTACCGTTGATGGGGAAAGTAACTGGCCGCGTGGCGGATTTTCTGTTAAAGCGGGACGGTACAAGAGTAGCTGGAGTTTCACTCATTGAAAACACTCTGACCAGGATACCCGGCATAGAGCAGATGCAGATAGTTCAGGAAGACCTTGATTCTTTTAATCTGAATATTGTCCCAGGTAAAAGCTATGGCCACTCGCAAGCCAACGAGCTTGAACGTTATTTCCAGACTTTGTTTGGGGATTCCCTCCGAATTAATATTCGGGTAACCGATGAAATAAAACCCGAAAAATCGGGTAAATACCGATTCTCCATTTGCAAAATTGATCACTGA
- a CDS encoding glycosyltransferase family 2 protein has product MSTVISVVVPLYNEELVISEMYRRLKEVLDKCASDRYEIILIDDGSHDGTLNLAKDLCDQDANVKLLSFSRNFGHQIAITAGMDRAIGDAIVIIDADLQDPPDVIPEMMEKWRNGYQVVYGIRLSRKGESWFKRFTAAAFYRILKKVTSIEIPVDTGDFRLIDKKVLREFNQMREQARFVRGMVSWVGYRQGEIYYSRNERWAGETKYPFRKMLKFAIDGMLSFSHIPLKLSSAFGLLSAIFSFFMIAYGLIIKYFFPAHAIPGWASLFSAILFIGGVQLFCLGVIGEYIGRMYEELKKRPLYIINEEINFK; this is encoded by the coding sequence ATGAGTACTGTAATAAGTGTTGTCGTCCCGTTGTATAACGAAGAACTTGTCATATCCGAAATGTATAGGCGCCTAAAAGAGGTTCTGGATAAGTGCGCAAGTGATCGATATGAAATTATCTTGATTGACGATGGTAGTCATGATGGTACTCTCAATCTGGCCAAGGACCTCTGTGACCAAGACGCTAATGTAAAATTATTAAGTTTCTCCCGAAATTTTGGTCACCAGATAGCAATAACTGCAGGCATGGATCGGGCCATTGGTGATGCAATCGTGATCATCGATGCTGATCTTCAAGACCCACCGGATGTGATCCCGGAAATGATGGAAAAATGGCGGAACGGATATCAAGTCGTTTATGGTATTCGTTTGAGCCGTAAAGGGGAAAGTTGGTTTAAGCGATTTACTGCAGCAGCTTTCTATCGCATTCTGAAAAAGGTAACATCTATTGAAATACCAGTGGATACTGGAGACTTCCGATTGATCGACAAAAAAGTGCTGCGAGAATTTAACCAAATGCGTGAGCAAGCTCGCTTTGTACGTGGAATGGTCAGTTGGGTTGGTTATCGTCAGGGAGAAATCTATTATAGTCGTAATGAACGATGGGCTGGGGAGACGAAATATCCTTTCAGGAAAATGCTTAAGTTTGCGATTGATGGGATGTTATCTTTTTCACATATTCCCCTTAAACTATCCTCTGCCTTCGGATTACTGAGTGCTATATTTAGTTTTTTTATGATCGCTTACGGATTAATTATAAAATATTTCTTCCCAGCACATGCTATTCCTGGCTGGGCCTCACTGTTTTCAGCAATTCTTTTTATTGGTGGGGTACAGCTATTCTGCCTGGGAGTCATAGGTGAATATATTGGGCGAATGTATGAAGAGTTAAAAAAGCGACCGCTTTATATCATCAATGAAGAAATAAACTTCAAATGA
- a CDS encoding GtrA family protein, giving the protein MKTSFQLVRFAFIGALNTLIHYLIFILLFRALGFAMITASVIGYFSGMINSFILNRRWTFQLSGPGFGSEFIKFAAVNIVSLGINILFLQMLVSFFDILPEISQVMAIIVALSVNFSGNKYWTFQHKSPRRGDL; this is encoded by the coding sequence ATGAAAACTAGCTTTCAATTAGTGAGATTTGCCTTCATTGGGGCATTGAACACTCTAATCCACTACCTTATATTCATTTTACTTTTTAGGGCATTAGGATTTGCAATGATTACCGCATCAGTCATCGGGTACTTCTCCGGCATGATAAACAGCTTTATATTGAACAGAAGATGGACTTTTCAATTATCAGGACCAGGATTTGGTAGTGAATTCATTAAATTTGCGGCAGTTAATATTGTGTCATTGGGGATAAATATTCTATTCCTTCAAATGTTAGTGTCCTTTTTTGATATCTTACCGGAGATCTCCCAAGTAATGGCTATTATTGTCGCCCTATCGGTAAATTTTTCAGGAAACAAATATTGGACATTTCAACACAAAAGCCCGAGACGCGGGGATTTATGA
- a CDS encoding glycosyltransferase family 39 protein, translating to MDISTQKPETRGFMIRSLQILENKLDLTSDLSRSLILFSFFLLSFLLKFSLIKVGSPFVTIDDITTFEGGFLVWFGQSPPQHMYLESWICGLCSLSTYVFKMVSSGNVDAISFNLVADAYRDFYGQPDEYVHNYRILVILIDMATGYLVYCVGKQVIENCWQGWAAVLICVSYLLSYNTFWCDIVARPDSFVVFFSTLGLYFYYKSVFGKRLGWFLAAAVAFGLAAGMKLHGAFFTIFIALDLFRFHGLRKGFGSIVIFVCISIFFFCFAAGSLFADPLTYIKLRMANVKDDFSPWINWGEQFIAIFNGTGWLIVPGVLGAFVFALFNWNSIDGPNEKMKSIILQSMCWLTLFASIRQLRAYWMLPALPLFYSAAVYGLSRLPRRSITATLAIFSVVILTIQSYAQVREFKSVDFGQLRSWIQDNAFEKPFYIIGFESVILPKNTICIRNRTTGIRRSMSKSLAAGLPFTLRHLKYWEERSQLVLFDMLDQRYDSGYEYYSFYRTPLDAYSDIIDIEDMHYILLQEHFPIAGQLELAVYIKKNFTEIAELTGAGGGGTGLKYKIFERIPL from the coding sequence TTGGACATTTCAACACAAAAGCCCGAGACGCGGGGATTTATGATAAGATCTCTACAAATTTTAGAAAACAAACTGGATCTAACCTCCGACTTGAGCAGATCCCTGATCCTGTTTTCTTTCTTTCTTTTGTCATTTTTACTAAAATTTTCTCTTATCAAGGTAGGATCGCCATTTGTTACTATTGATGACATAACGACCTTTGAAGGAGGCTTTTTAGTGTGGTTCGGTCAATCACCGCCACAACATATGTACCTTGAAAGCTGGATATGTGGTCTTTGTTCCCTTTCAACATATGTATTTAAAATGGTTTCATCGGGTAATGTGGATGCCATCAGTTTTAATCTGGTCGCAGACGCTTATCGTGATTTCTATGGTCAACCAGATGAATATGTCCATAACTACAGGATTCTGGTGATACTTATTGATATGGCAACAGGTTACCTTGTTTACTGTGTGGGAAAACAAGTAATCGAAAATTGTTGGCAAGGGTGGGCAGCAGTTCTGATTTGTGTAAGCTATCTCCTATCGTATAACACTTTCTGGTGTGATATTGTTGCTCGACCAGATTCATTTGTCGTCTTTTTCAGCACCCTGGGATTGTATTTTTATTATAAATCAGTATTTGGCAAGCGACTTGGATGGTTTCTCGCCGCAGCAGTTGCATTCGGGTTGGCGGCAGGCATGAAGTTGCATGGTGCTTTTTTTACAATCTTTATTGCACTCGATTTATTCCGTTTTCACGGCCTGCGTAAGGGATTTGGCAGTATCGTCATTTTTGTATGCATTTCCATCTTCTTTTTTTGTTTTGCTGCGGGATCCTTATTTGCGGATCCATTGACCTATATCAAACTTCGAATGGCAAATGTGAAAGATGATTTTTCTCCGTGGATCAACTGGGGAGAACAGTTCATCGCTATTTTTAATGGAACAGGATGGCTAATAGTCCCAGGAGTTCTGGGCGCGTTCGTGTTTGCTTTGTTTAATTGGAACAGCATTGATGGCCCGAACGAGAAAATGAAGAGTATCATACTGCAATCAATGTGTTGGCTTACTCTATTTGCCAGTATCCGTCAATTGCGAGCTTATTGGATGTTACCGGCGCTCCCCCTCTTTTATTCAGCTGCGGTTTACGGTTTAAGTCGTTTACCAAGACGGAGTATTACGGCAACATTAGCAATCTTTTCTGTTGTTATTCTGACTATCCAGTCCTATGCCCAGGTACGAGAGTTTAAGAGTGTCGATTTTGGGCAACTGCGGAGTTGGATTCAGGATAATGCCTTTGAAAAACCATTTTACATTATAGGCTTCGAATCGGTGATTCTTCCCAAAAATACTATCTGTATTAGAAATAGAACTACAGGCATTCGTAGATCTATGTCTAAATCGTTAGCAGCAGGTTTACCATTTACCCTGCGGCACCTTAAATACTGGGAAGAACGCTCACAATTAGTCTTATTTGATATGCTCGATCAGAGATATGACTCTGGGTATGAGTACTATTCTTTTTATCGAACTCCGCTTGATGCATACTCCGACATTATAGATATCGAGGATATGCACTATATTCTTCTACAAGAACATTTCCCAATAGCTGGTCAATTGGAATTAGCTGTCTATATTAAAAAGAATTTTACCGAAATTGCAGAACTGACAGGTGCCGGTGGTGGCGGAACCGGATTAAAATATAAAATATTTGAGAGAATACCACTTTGA
- a CDS encoding glycosyltransferase, with protein sequence MNQTKKRILHLLDSGGMYGAENVVINLSREMMTTGCYRPIVGCIVPKAGTKVDLHIAAQRNGLDSHIYSINNYLLFRDLPRFARSLKKHKIDLIHSHGYKASVFAFCAKLLNGIPVIATCHLWFADTKQPLKKRLMIGLEKLIYRTFPIIVAVSEDIKRMLVDSGVNERQIRIVHNGIVLSDHVDLPFSDKQRLKEQLGLGEKDICVFNVGRLTAQKGQDSLIYAAGYVRGINTQVKFYIAGEGTLRESLQEKINTLELGDTVHLLGFRDDIPNLLQVADLFVLPSLDEGMPIALLEAVANRVPVITTAVGDIPKLIVADKTGIILSSNEPVSLGKEILKILDDQQKQQALVEQAWDRFISIYTSQTMSKHYHYLYGSIIN encoded by the coding sequence TTGAATCAAACGAAAAAAAGAATACTTCACTTGCTTGATAGCGGTGGTATGTATGGTGCAGAAAATGTAGTTATCAACCTTTCAAGGGAGATGATGACCACTGGGTGCTACCGGCCGATTGTAGGCTGCATTGTCCCAAAGGCTGGAACTAAGGTCGATCTGCATATCGCAGCACAACGTAATGGTCTGGATTCACACATTTACAGCATTAACAACTACTTACTGTTTCGAGATCTGCCGCGATTTGCTCGCTCGTTGAAAAAGCATAAAATTGATCTGATACACTCTCACGGGTACAAGGCATCAGTATTTGCTTTTTGCGCCAAACTCTTGAATGGTATCCCTGTAATTGCAACTTGTCATTTATGGTTTGCAGATACCAAGCAACCTTTAAAAAAGAGATTGATGATAGGTTTAGAGAAACTTATCTACCGAACATTTCCAATCATCGTTGCTGTGTCAGAGGATATCAAGAGGATGTTAGTCGATTCAGGTGTAAATGAAAGGCAAATACGTATTGTCCACAACGGTATCGTTCTTTCAGACCACGTCGACTTGCCTTTTTCTGACAAGCAGCGGCTAAAAGAGCAACTTGGCCTGGGAGAAAAGGATATTTGTGTTTTTAATGTTGGCCGCTTAACTGCTCAGAAAGGTCAAGATTCACTTATTTATGCAGCAGGTTATGTCAGAGGAATCAATACGCAAGTAAAGTTTTATATTGCAGGCGAAGGAACCTTAAGAGAGTCACTACAGGAGAAGATTAACACCCTTGAACTCGGGGACACAGTTCATCTTCTTGGCTTCAGAGACGATATACCTAACTTACTCCAGGTTGCTGACCTGTTTGTTTTACCGTCACTTGATGAAGGAATGCCAATAGCGTTATTAGAAGCAGTGGCAAACCGTGTACCAGTCATCACCACCGCAGTTGGGGATATTCCCAAACTAATTGTTGCCGATAAGACCGGTATCATCTTGAGTTCTAACGAACCGGTTAGTTTAGGAAAAGAAATACTGAAGATTCTAGATGATCAACAAAAACAGCAAGCATTAGTCGAACAGGCTTGGGATAGATTTATCTCAATCTACACAAGTCAGACAATGTCTAAACATTACCATTATTTATATGGATCAATTATAAACTAG
- a CDS encoding glycosyltransferase family 2 protein, whose protein sequence is MPRVSIIMPAYNSASFLPDAINSILDQTFSDFELIIVDDCSTDSTYATIAGYDDSRLRYIQLAKNHGGPSKPRNIGIKEANGEYIALFDSDDIMLPEKLELGVTMLDSCREISAIFTDCYRFLDNGMVYPDTLLQDYYGLKNLLNNYTKDGFFILSAQDAFHNLFLENYIPTSSVMLRKNLLEDIGYFDEALVNGDDRDMWFRLCLNYSIGFINSPLHKYRIRSGSVSSRGIIAHQNRIKVMKKQLNNGLPKTLETLAKKLISRNYFSIGYIHQAQGNMTLAREYYLKSNRYNFRVYSIISYLKTFIKATTTP, encoded by the coding sequence ATGCCTCGTGTAAGTATAATTATGCCAGCTTACAATTCAGCCTCTTTTTTACCTGACGCTATTAACAGTATATTAGATCAGACCTTCAGTGATTTCGAGTTGATTATTGTTGATGATTGTTCAACTGATAGCACTTATGCAACAATTGCCGGATACGATGATTCCCGCCTCCGCTACATACAATTGGCAAAAAATCATGGTGGCCCTTCAAAACCTAGAAATATTGGCATCAAAGAAGCAAATGGTGAGTATATCGCATTGTTTGATTCAGATGACATCATGTTACCTGAAAAATTAGAACTAGGTGTAACTATGCTGGACAGTTGCCGAGAAATATCAGCAATCTTTACAGATTGCTATAGATTTCTAGATAACGGCATGGTCTACCCAGACACACTCCTCCAAGACTATTATGGCCTAAAGAATTTACTTAACAACTATACCAAAGATGGTTTTTTTATACTTTCAGCTCAAGATGCTTTCCATAATCTTTTTCTTGAGAACTACATACCCACTAGCAGTGTTATGTTAAGAAAAAATCTTCTAGAGGATATAGGTTATTTTGACGAAGCTTTAGTAAATGGTGATGATAGAGATATGTGGTTTAGACTTTGTTTGAATTACTCAATCGGATTCATCAATTCTCCGTTACATAAATATCGTATAAGAAGCGGCAGTGTTTCGAGTAGAGGTATTATCGCACATCAAAATCGAATCAAAGTAATGAAGAAACAATTAAATAACGGTTTACCAAAAACACTTGAAACCCTTGCAAAGAAACTGATTTCCAGGAATTATTTCAGCATTGGATATATCCATCAGGCGCAGGGCAACATGACACTAGCCAGAGAATACTACCTAAAAAGCAACAGATACAATTTTAGAGTTTATTCGATTATTAGCTATCTTAAAACTTTTATAAAAGCCACAACAACCCCTTAA
- a CDS encoding O-antigen ligase family protein has product MSEYSTNYPKIILPVTFLFNIYVFTWWLEIGERWPFLGDIRFEFILGATLAVATILTPTGPTNKRISNVPIYSICIVYLLVLMFSQFFSYDFDTAWNSYINRVVKFSLMTLFISKFVASPTYLRYFLFSTFLAFFKIGQEAMIGKITGSQVWQNQGIMRLHGTQGSMFGHPNSLSGKTLSLLPFMLYLLPSVKQRWLKILIGLQVVFSINILIFTGSRTGYLTFISFIFYVFILSTKKWKLSVLILLTAVMAVTFIPGQYQERFESSFTGQEKEGRSRNARITLLKDSWEVFLDNPTGVGLLCFPKVQEDAGRRVQETHNLYTQILAETGIQGAICFLSFMIILFRQSFIIRNELSKLLESLNAWQNRSSVKRQDRSIINEQMDIKLMLCIMNATIVFLLVRLTLGLFGHDLLEIYWWVAAGIILSISKMYTIARNRFEELTQVHHQLHNPTPFTN; this is encoded by the coding sequence ATGAGTGAATATAGCACTAATTATCCAAAAATAATTTTACCAGTTACATTTTTGTTTAATATTTATGTTTTTACTTGGTGGCTAGAAATAGGAGAGAGGTGGCCTTTTTTGGGAGATATTCGTTTTGAGTTTATTCTAGGAGCTACCCTTGCTGTAGCAACAATACTCACTCCGACAGGACCCACAAACAAAAGGATCAGCAACGTACCTATCTATTCTATTTGTATAGTTTATTTATTGGTCCTGATGTTTAGTCAATTCTTTTCTTATGATTTTGATACCGCATGGAACTCATATATCAATCGAGTAGTAAAATTCTCATTGATGACATTATTTATTAGCAAATTCGTTGCTTCTCCTACTTATTTGCGCTATTTTTTGTTTAGTACATTTTTAGCATTTTTCAAAATAGGCCAAGAGGCTATGATCGGAAAGATCACTGGGAGTCAGGTGTGGCAAAACCAAGGAATCATGCGATTACATGGCACTCAGGGCTCAATGTTTGGACATCCGAACTCACTATCAGGTAAGACCCTGAGCCTATTACCATTTATGTTGTATTTATTGCCTTCTGTGAAACAGAGATGGCTAAAAATATTAATCGGTCTGCAGGTTGTTTTCTCGATTAACATCTTAATATTCACTGGATCCAGAACAGGTTACTTGACTTTTATTTCCTTTATATTTTATGTATTTATTTTAAGTACCAAAAAGTGGAAATTGAGTGTGCTAATACTACTAACCGCCGTAATGGCAGTCACCTTCATACCAGGTCAGTATCAGGAAAGATTCGAATCATCCTTTACTGGTCAAGAAAAAGAAGGGCGCTCTAGAAACGCCCGTATCACACTCTTGAAAGATTCTTGGGAGGTTTTCCTTGACAACCCTACGGGTGTCGGTCTTTTGTGCTTCCCAAAAGTTCAGGAGGACGCCGGGAGAAGAGTACAGGAAACTCATAACCTTTATACTCAAATCCTCGCTGAGACAGGAATACAGGGGGCAATTTGTTTTTTGTCTTTCATGATCATACTTTTCCGCCAAAGTTTTATTATACGTAACGAGCTGAGTAAGCTTTTAGAATCACTAAATGCATGGCAAAATAGGTCTAGCGTAAAAAGACAAGATCGATCAATCATCAATGAACAAATGGATATAAAACTTATGCTATGTATTATGAACGCAACAATAGTATTCTTACTCGTCAGATTAACGCTTGGATTGTTTGGTCATGATTTATTGGAAATATACTGGTGGGTAGCGGCTGGAATAATTTTATCCATTTCGAAAATGTATACTATAGCAAGAAATCGATTTGAGGAATTAACTCAAGTCCACCATCAACTGCACAACCCAACACCTTTTACCAACTAA
- a CDS encoding glycosyltransferase family 2 protein — protein MEKHANYYISHKLTPPPRVSVVITCYNYGRFLASCLNSVLTQTFSDLEVILIDDGSTDNSKDIATSFLDDKRFRYIRQSNGGQANAKNRGIQEATGTLIAFLDADDTWNPRKLEKQIPLFDDPLVGVVYARQSFIDESGNPVETGPRPKTLRPFRGNVTKSLFIDNFIPFSSTIVRSYCFNEFNGFDESLPMGIDWDLWLRLSTRYCFEYIDAPLLISRIGHSDQMSKNTLTRHQCSDRIMAMFKKNYPEAVPAYLERKAYAFTYCNRGAYFRRDDNVPLSTQHYLQALRYHPLWVAAYKGLLRNAFSIITKNNR, from the coding sequence ATGGAAAAGCATGCTAACTACTACATTTCTCATAAGCTGACACCTCCTCCGAGAGTTTCTGTAGTTATTACCTGCTATAATTATGGCCGTTTTCTCGCCAGCTGTCTGAATTCTGTCTTAACACAAACATTCTCAGATCTCGAGGTCATTCTTATAGATGACGGTTCCACAGATAATTCCAAGGATATAGCTACTTCATTCCTTGATGATAAACGCTTCCGTTACATCAGACAATCTAATGGTGGACAGGCGAACGCAAAGAACCGCGGAATTCAGGAAGCCACAGGTACTCTTATTGCATTTTTAGATGCCGACGATACGTGGAATCCGAGAAAATTAGAAAAACAAATTCCGCTATTTGATGACCCGTTAGTCGGCGTTGTCTATGCTAGACAGAGCTTTATTGATGAATCCGGTAACCCTGTTGAAACTGGACCACGTCCTAAAACTTTGCGACCTTTCAGGGGAAATGTGACGAAAAGCCTCTTCATCGATAATTTTATACCTTTTTCCTCAACGATTGTAAGAAGTTACTGTTTTAATGAATTTAATGGTTTTGACGAGTCTCTCCCCATGGGAATCGATTGGGACCTCTGGCTTAGATTATCCACACGCTATTGCTTTGAATATATTGATGCTCCTCTTTTGATCAGTCGAATCGGTCACAGTGATCAAATGTCTAAGAATACACTCACACGTCACCAATGTTCTGACCGTATCATGGCAATGTTCAAGAAAAACTACCCTGAAGCTGTGCCTGCTTACCTCGAAAGGAAGGCATATGCTTTCACGTATTGTAATCGTGGAGCATATTTTCGGCGTGATGATAATGTGCCCTTGTCCACTCAGCACTACCTGCAAGCATTACGTTATCATCCCCTTTGGGTCGCAGCCTATAAGGGATTGTTAAGAAACGCTTTTTCAATTATTACCAAAAATAATAGGTAA
- a CDS encoding sulfotransferase domain-containing protein — protein MHLLLAPGTPLRNRLNRYLDIHQEFYKQARSYYNDSACYIDGTKSIRRAELFIRYKQNKTKIIYLIRDGRGFCWSYLKNHNLSTDQLNIAAIAWQKYISIVDEFQRRFPHVEVLVVRYEDLCEKLENTLSEVCEFLGIEYDSTIIGQPTNHHLFGNRMRTSFDGIVREDLSWMKSFTDNDVRALTELIKDDLTRFGYI, from the coding sequence ATGCATCTTCTGCTGGCTCCCGGAACTCCTCTACGCAATCGCCTTAACCGCTATCTTGACATCCATCAGGAATTCTATAAACAGGCACGATCCTACTATAATGACTCAGCATGTTATATCGACGGTACCAAATCAATCCGCAGAGCAGAACTTTTCATCCGATACAAGCAGAATAAGACCAAGATTATTTATCTTATTCGTGATGGGAGAGGGTTTTGCTGGTCGTATTTAAAAAACCATAACCTTTCAACAGACCAACTCAATATTGCCGCCATTGCTTGGCAGAAATACATTTCAATTGTTGATGAATTCCAGAGGAGATTTCCGCACGTTGAGGTACTCGTTGTTCGTTATGAAGATCTCTGCGAGAAACTTGAAAACACCTTATCAGAAGTTTGTGAATTCCTTGGAATCGAGTATGATTCGACTATTATCGGTCAACCGACTAATCATCATCTATTTGGTAATAGAATGAGAACATCGTTCGACGGAATCGTTAGGGAGGATTTGTCTTGGATGAAATCTTTCACTGATAACGACGTAAGGGCATTAACAGAACTAATCAAAGACGATTTGACCAGATTTGGCTACATTTGA